Within the Equus przewalskii isolate Varuska chromosome 1, EquPr2, whole genome shotgun sequence genome, the region ACCACACTTGGTTTGGGGAATTTTATTTGCTGTCAGGTAAACACAACTAGTGAAGAAAGCTAAAGAAGATAAAGCCTTGTAAAAGGCTAACTTACCACTAGTCTTTCCAAGTTATATATTAATAACtaactttagtttttttaaaaaaccctcgtTTCCAGTTAAGGCAAGTCACATCCAAATGCGTGAATTCTTTGGGTGATATTTGGCTTACCCCACTCCCTATCCTCAAAGGCAGACCTCAGTCTTTCCCACAGGCCACTAGACAACCAGTATCAGCAGCTACTGAAAATGCACTTCCAATCTCTGAAACGTCAATGAATGGtttaaggaggaggaaaaggattgTACTGGGTTCAGAAAAgctatttaaatgttttccaaatgctTGCGGTTAGTACGCATCAACCAAATGGTATAGCATGGCATCAGCCGGTCCCTACTTTCATCTACCCACTCAGAACCCGGGCATGAATGCAGCAGGCCCTTCAAAACCAGAAAGCTGGGGAGAGCATCATGCACAGAAAATAGGAAGCCTGCTTTTTGAtatgagaaaaagcaagagaTGGCAGTCTTGCGCTTTTAAAGACCCTAGAAGCTCTTACTAGTTTAATCCACCCCCAAATCCACACCACCCTTTCAACTTTGCACttaagaagagaggagaaattcCGGTCAGCTCGCCTTGGAGGGTAGGTCTGAGGGTAGAGGACtcaaggagggaggaggatggagagagaaagagcaagccaATGAAAGATACCAAAATTTCCCACCTTTCTTAAATTCTTCCAGCATAGCGTCCAACTTGGTGTCATTGAAAACAAAGTGCAAGGGGTGATTATAAAATTTAGTGATGGTTTTCAGGGGAGTACAGTCATCTGGATCCACGAAGGCCAAGTCTTTGACAAAGAGGAGGTCCACGATGTTGGAGCGCTCCCCCTCAAACACCGGAATGCGAGTGTAGCCGCTCTCCATGATCTCTGACATGGTGTTGAAGTCCAGAATGGCTTCGCCGGTGATCATGAAGCAATCCCGGAGCGGAGTCATCACGTCCTCCACCGTCTTGGTGCGGAGCTCCAGCGCCCCTTGGATGATGTTCAGCTCCTCTTTAACGAGGTCGTTGTAAGGGTCGGTGACCCGGAGCATCTCCAGCAGTTTCTCCCGGTTATAGACCGTGCCTATCTCCTGGCCCAGGACGCAGTCCAGCAGTTTGCTGACCGGATAAGAAGCGGGGAAGGTCATCATCATAAAAaacttggtgaggaagatggtgtTGGCTCCTACAGCCAGGCCGTGTCGGGAGCAGATGGCCTGGGGCACGATCTCCCCGAAGATGACGATGCCGATGGTGGAGACCACCACCGCCACGAGGCCGGAGCCGGCGATGTCGTCGAGCAGGATGGTGAGCGTGGTGTTGACCAGCACGTTGCCCAGCAGCAGCGAGCACAGCAGGTAGTTGCCCTGCCTGCGCACGGGCTCGATGCGCTTGGCGTAATTCTTCTCCTTCTCCGTGCCGCAGTTCTGCACGATGCGCAGCTCCATTGGGTCCAGGGCCATGAGTCCCAGGTTGAGGCCGCTGAACATGCCGGACAGGCACAGGAGCAGCGAAATGAAGATCACCTGCAGCCAGAAGGGCAGCAGGAACTTCTTCTCCTCGCCCACGATCATCTTGGTGTCCTCGCCGTCGTGGTAAATCCATGTGGTCTCGGCCCACGGGGGCGGCGGGAGCCCGGCCACCCCGGAGCCGCCCTTGCCCCCGACAGCGCCACCCGCGGACCCCGGGCCACCGGCGCCCAGGGCAGGCGTGGAGAGCGACGTGCACAGGTAATAGGACTTGCTCTTCTCCATCTTGCGCAGCGGCTTGATCTCGATCTCAATGATGCCCGATGTACGGCGGTTGAGAATGATATGGGGCAAGATGATGATATCTGAGGTGCGGATGCCGCAGCGCTGGGGGCCGCTGTCCGGCTCTGGAGGCGCGGGACCCCCAAGCCCGCGCTCGCCGGGATTGTGGCGCCGCCGCTCGTGCTCGGTGAAGGCGATGCGGGACCACGTCTCGTTGTTGATGTTCTGCCCGTACACCCGCAGCTTGACCCGGGTCCGTTCGCTCACCCGCAGCGCCCCCCCTTCCATGAACGACACGTCGTTCGTGTCCTCTAGCCGCAACCCGATGATCACCGTCTCCTCGTTCTCGCCCGCCGCTGCGCAGCCGCCCGCGCCGCAGCAGCAGCTCAGCAGTAGCAACGGCAGCAGCCGCCCCGCCGCCTGCAGGACCCCCCGGCCGCGGGCGCTGAGGCTGCGGCGCGCCGCCATCTTCCAAGTGGGCAGTGCAGCGGCTGCCTGCCCGCCCGCCATCTTTACTTCGGGTTCACAAGAGCCACAGCCAATCATAGGGTGGCTGCTCCAGCTGCGGCTTCATCCTTCCCACCCGACGGCACGAGCGCAGGCACCGGCCCCTGGGAGAGATTGCAACGGAGCGTCCCCACCCGGTGCTCAGCAGCCCGCCTCCCTGACTGACACTGACTCGGCCTCCGCCAGCTGAGGGTCCTCTAGCCTCGCGGAGGGGGGGCGGAGGGGAGCGCCTGCCACTCCCGAGAGAGGCAGGCCAACCAGCCAATCACGAGCGGGCGCCCGACCCCGCCGCCAGGGGGCTAGGATGGGGGCGTGGTCGCGAGCGGCCCCGCGGACCAATGACAAGGGACGTGGGTGGGACGATGAGGGCAACTGTCCTCCCCAGCACGCCAAGTTTCCAACTGAAAGGCGCGTGACTCTTGTGTATGTGCGAGGGGAGGAGGTGTGGCCGGCCGGGGCCCGACAGCCAGTCACAGACGAGAGCTGTACGAAAGGGGGCGGGGCCTCCAGTCCCGCTGCCAATGAAATGGTGCCGTGCACAGGGCCGGTGCTCCCTGAGGGGCCTCGGTGGTAGATCGCCGCGCCTGGGTCGGCATGGTTGGACTAATATCTTGTGGAGCAAGTTGGCCGGTTCTCGCTGCACCGCTCTGCCTGCTCCCAAACGCTCAATGCCCGTGCACAGAGGGCTGCGCCTTCTGCCTCAGGAGCCAAGAGTCCCACTAGGGGCGGCTGAAGATGCACATTAGCCTAAAAAGAATCCAGGGCACTTGGCCACGCCACTCTCCTCTATTTGTGCGGGCCGCTCCGGCTGGGATAAGCGAGGCCTGGGTGACCCCAGCAGCCACCGACCGGCTCGTCTGCAGCCTCTCACTTCTCCTTAGGAGAGGCGCGCTCTCTGCAGCTCGCGGTCAGGTGGCGCCACCTTCCGGCTGCATGGGCGCCCTGCAACGCTTTCCAGGTCTGCCCCAAACTCCAAAAGgtgtgctggggggtggggaggttaGAGTGAAGCAGTTTCCCAAAGCTCCTAGTCATAAGAATCCCCTCGTATTCCTGCTGAAAGTCTGTACTCCCTGGACCCCAATCCACATGTACTGAAGGGGTAGGACCCATGCAACTTTAGGGAATGGGAGAGGGCAGATATCCTAAGCAGACCCATAAAGGCGCATTATTAATCAcctctttttttgtattctgCAAGCCCATTTTCATCCCTTTTTGTAAACCAATCAGACGTTTCTGATTAATTTCTGCTGGAGATGATTGCAATgtcctcctaactggtctctcctcttctacacctgcctccttcccttctcaaCCCAGCAGCCTGAGTGGTTTTGTTAAAACAGACCCTGTAGCTCCCTCTTTTGAAACCCTCCACCAGCTTCCCATCTCACCACAGTAAAAGCCACAGCACGGAACAAATCCGACAAGGTTCTCAAGAGTCTGCTATCTCCCCTTACTTCTCTGGGGAGCATCACCTGCTGCTCCAGCCAGATTTTCCTAGCTGCTTCTCCTTCTGTCCAGGGACGCTCCCCTGGGAGCCTGTCCACTTGCTGTTGTTTCCTGTGCCTGGGACTCTCTTCCTCCAGGTGTCAGCATAGCCCCTTAGTTCACCTCCTTCAGAACTGCTCAAAGGCCACCTTTTTTTAACTTGTAAATAAACGCTCCCTCTACAccctctctgctttattttccttcatttagtTATTATCTGTCTCTTTCCACTGGAACTTGACCTTCCTGAGGGCAaagatttttgtctgtcttgctcactgctgtatcacCAGGGCCTCAAAACAATATTTGTAGaatgttaaagaaatgaaaggattttTATTCCGATTATTTCAAATAATGACCGAAGTCTAGTTCCTAGTCTTTCAGTTTCTGGTGCTACTTCCTCCACCCACAATTCTCATACTcctatatttggaaaataagttCAGATGAAAAAACTCAATTCACAAGCTTGGCatgcatttataaaaatagcattATCAGGGCCGgatccatggcctagtggttaagtttggcacactcagCTCTGGTGGCCTGAGTTCAGGTCCTGgatatggacctacaccactagtcaatGTCCATGCgatggcagcgacccacatacaaagtagaagaagattggcacagatgtgagctcagggcaaatcttcctcaagcaaaaagaggaagattgtcaacagatgttagcttagggtgagttgggcgaatcttcctcagcaaaaaagaaaggaaaagaaaaaagaaagaaagaaatagcattattgaagtttagaagaaaaaaattgagtttttagGGATATCTGACAAAAGTTAAGGATAGATATGGTCCTTCTAGGTCAGCTGAttgaaaatgaaacttttaacTTCATAAAAAGTTTAACTACAAATGTGTTTAAGGGAGCTAAGAGGGAAGAAGATTAAAGGCTCTCAAATGCTGAACGTACACTTGTGGGATAAGAGTGTggagaaaggggtgggggagagttTGCCAAACCTACGGACCTATCCTGTGCATTTCAG harbors:
- the CNNM2 gene encoding metal transporter CNNM2 isoform X4, producing MIGCGSCEPEVKMAGGQAAAALPTWKMAARRSLSARGRGVLQAAGRLLPLLLLSCCCGAGGCAAAGENEETVIIGLRLEDTNDVSFMEGGALRVSERTRVKLRVYGQNINNETWSRIAFTEHERRRHNPGERGLGGPAPPEPDSGPQRCGIRTSDIIILPHIILNRRTSGIIEIEIKPLRKMEKSKSYYLCTSLSTPALGAGGPGSAGGAVGGKGGSGVAGLPPPPWAETTWIYHDGEDTKMIVGEEKKFLLPFWLQVIFISLLLCLSGMFSGLNLGLMALDPMELRIVQNCGTEKEKNYAKRIEPVRRQGNYLLCSLLLGNVLVNTTLTILLDDIAGSGLVAVVVSTIGIVIFGEIVPQAICSRHGLAVGANTIFLTKFFMMMTFPASYPVSKLLDCVLGQEIGTVYNREKLLEMLRVTDPYNDLVKEELNIIQGALELRTKTVEDVMTPLRDCFMITGEAILDFNTMSEIMESGYTRIPVFEGERSNIVDLLFVKDLAFVDPDDCTPLKTITKFYNHPLHFVFNDTKLDAMLEEFKKAWRAKQCCVCTRDLNRRTQANEKRKVRS
- the CNNM2 gene encoding metal transporter CNNM2 isoform X2, encoding MIGCGSCEPEVKMAGGQAAAALPTWKMAARRSLSARGRGVLQAAGRLLPLLLLSCCCGAGGCAAAGENEETVIIGLRLEDTNDVSFMEGGALRVSERTRVKLRVYGQNINNETWSRIAFTEHERRRHNPGERGLGGPAPPEPDSGPQRCGIRTSDIIILPHIILNRRTSGIIEIEIKPLRKMEKSKSYYLCTSLSTPALGAGGPGSAGGAVGGKGGSGVAGLPPPPWAETTWIYHDGEDTKMIVGEEKKFLLPFWLQVIFISLLLCLSGMFSGLNLGLMALDPMELRIVQNCGTEKEKNYAKRIEPVRRQGNYLLCSLLLGNVLVNTTLTILLDDIAGSGLVAVVVSTIGIVIFGEIVPQAICSRHGLAVGANTIFLTKFFMMMTFPASYPVSKLLDCVLGQEIGTVYNREKLLEMLRVTDPYNDLVKEELNIIQGALELRTKTVEDVMTPLRDCFMITGEAILDFNTMSEIMESGYTRIPVFEGERSNIVDLLFVKDLAFVDPDDCTPLKTITKFYNHPLHFVFNDTKLDAMLEEFKKGKSHLAIVQRVNNEGEGDPFYEVLGIVTLEDVIEEIIKSEILDETDLYTDNRTKKKVAHRERKQDFSAFKQTDSEMKVKISPQLLLAMHRFLATEVEAFSPSQMSEKILLRLLKHPNVIQELKYDEKNKKAPEYYLYQRNKPVDYFVLILQGKVEVEAGKEGMKFEASAFSYYGVMALTASPGENKSPPRPCGLNHSDSLSRSDRIDAMTPTLGSSNNQLNSSFLQVYVPDYSVRALSDLQFVKISRQQYQNALMASRMDKTPQSSDSENTKIELTLTELHDGLPDETANLLNEQNCVTHAKANHSLHNEGAI
- the CNNM2 gene encoding metal transporter CNNM2 isoform X1 encodes the protein MIGCGSCEPEVKMAGGQAAAALPTWKMAARRSLSARGRGVLQAAGRLLPLLLLSCCCGAGGCAAAGENEETVIIGLRLEDTNDVSFMEGGALRVSERTRVKLRVYGQNINNETWSRIAFTEHERRRHNPGERGLGGPAPPEPDSGPQRCGIRTSDIIILPHIILNRRTSGIIEIEIKPLRKMEKSKSYYLCTSLSTPALGAGGPGSAGGAVGGKGGSGVAGLPPPPWAETTWIYHDGEDTKMIVGEEKKFLLPFWLQVIFISLLLCLSGMFSGLNLGLMALDPMELRIVQNCGTEKEKNYAKRIEPVRRQGNYLLCSLLLGNVLVNTTLTILLDDIAGSGLVAVVVSTIGIVIFGEIVPQAICSRHGLAVGANTIFLTKFFMMMTFPASYPVSKLLDCVLGQEIGTVYNREKLLEMLRVTDPYNDLVKEELNIIQGALELRTKTVEDVMTPLRDCFMITGEAILDFNTMSEIMESGYTRIPVFEGERSNIVDLLFVKDLAFVDPDDCTPLKTITKFYNHPLHFVFNDTKLDAMLEEFKKGKSHLAIVQRVNNEGEGDPFYEVLGIVTLEDVIEEIIKSEILDETDLYTDNRTKKKVAHRERKQDFSAFKQTDSEMKVKISPQLLLAMHRFLATEVEAFSPSQMSEKILLRLLKHPNVIQELKYDEKNKKAPEYYLYQRNKPVDYFVLILQGKVEVEAGKEGMKFEASAFSYYGVMALTASPVPLSLSRTFVVSRTELLAAGSPGENKSPPRPCGLNHSDSLSRSDRIDAMTPTLGSSNNQLNSSFLQVYVPDYSVRALSDLQFVKISRQQYQNALMASRMDKTPQSSDSENTKIELTLTELHDGLPDETANLLNEQNCVTHAKANHSLHNEGAI
- the CNNM2 gene encoding metal transporter CNNM2 isoform X3, with product MIGCGSCEPEVKMAGGQAAAALPTWKMAARRSLSARGRGVLQAAGRLLPLLLLSCCCGAGGCAAAGENEETVIIGLRLEDTNDVSFMEGGALRVSERTRVKLRVYGQNINNETWSRIAFTEHERRRHNPGERGLGGPAPPEPDSGPQRCGIRTSDIIILPHIILNRRTSGIIEIEIKPLRKMEKSKSYYLCTSLSTPALGAGGPGSAGGAVGGKGGSGVAGLPPPPWAETTWIYHDGEDTKMIVGEEKKFLLPFWLQVIFISLLLCLSGMFSGLNLGLMALDPMELRIVQNCGTEKEKNYAKRIEPVRRQGNYLLCSLLLGNVLVNTTLTILLDDIAGSGLVAVVVSTIGIVIFGEIVPQAICSRHGLAVGANTIFLTKFFMMMTFPASYPVSKLLDCVLGQEIGTVYNREKLLEMLRVTDPYNDLVKEELNIIQGALELRTKTVEDVMTPLRDCFMITGEAILDFNTMSEIMESGYTRIPVFEGERSNIVDLLFVKDLAFVDPDDCTPLKTITKFYNHPLHFVFNDTKLDAMLEEFKKGKSHLAIVQRVNNEGEGDPFYEVLGIVTLEDVIEEIIKSEILDETDLYKEGRERILIISVQQSWHSPN